From Enterococcus wangshanyuanii, the proteins below share one genomic window:
- a CDS encoding aldehyde dehydrogenase family protein, giving the protein MTEEIKVKEIETLVETAKNAQKEYEHFTQEQVDAVVKSVYQETLNNAEQLAIAANKETGFGKVTDKVIKNTFASEQVYESIKELPTVGIVNRLEQEKIIEIGIPLGVVAGLIPSTNPTATVIFKSLIALKTGNAIIFSPHPKALNAILLAAEIIENAAVAAGAPAGLIQVIKEPTLEATSALMKHTDVSLILATGGKAMVQAAYSSGNPAIGVGPGNVPVLIDHSADITHAINCIVSSKTFDNGIICASEQALVVEDSVKNEVIEQLKEKDAYFMNEEEAAKVSRYILRETGTLNPEIVGKSAVDVAKLVGITVPKTTSILISEQTEIGRHNPYSREKLTPILGMYTVASFKEGVDTCKALLANEGTGHTAVIHTTTDAHAETFGLEMKASRILVNTLGALGAIGATTKLSPSMTLGCGAMGGSSTTDNVTAHHLMNVKRIAYGTE; this is encoded by the coding sequence ATGACAGAAGAGATCAAAGTAAAAGAAATTGAAACTCTTGTTGAAACAGCGAAGAATGCACAAAAGGAATATGAACATTTTACGCAAGAACAAGTAGATGCAGTCGTAAAAAGTGTCTACCAAGAAACATTAAATAATGCCGAACAACTAGCTATCGCGGCAAACAAAGAAACAGGTTTCGGAAAAGTAACAGATAAAGTCATCAAGAATACTTTTGCGAGCGAACAAGTCTATGAGAGTATCAAAGAGTTGCCGACAGTTGGAATTGTCAATCGTCTTGAACAAGAAAAGATTATTGAAATCGGGATACCTTTAGGCGTCGTTGCTGGATTGATTCCATCGACAAATCCAACAGCAACAGTTATTTTCAAATCATTGATTGCTTTAAAAACTGGAAACGCAATTATTTTTTCACCACATCCAAAAGCTTTGAATGCCATCTTATTAGCTGCTGAAATCATTGAAAATGCTGCAGTTGCTGCTGGTGCACCAGCAGGTTTGATTCAAGTGATCAAGGAGCCAACACTTGAAGCAACAAGTGCTTTAATGAAGCATACAGATGTTTCATTGATTCTTGCAACGGGTGGAAAAGCAATGGTTCAAGCAGCCTATAGTTCAGGCAATCCAGCAATTGGCGTAGGACCTGGGAATGTTCCGGTGTTGATCGATCACTCTGCTGACATTACTCATGCTATAAATTGTATCGTCAGTAGTAAAACCTTTGACAATGGGATTATTTGTGCTTCAGAACAGGCTTTGGTAGTAGAAGACTCTGTTAAAAATGAAGTGATCGAACAATTGAAAGAAAAAGATGCTTATTTTATGAATGAAGAAGAAGCAGCTAAAGTCAGTCGTTATATTTTAAGAGAAACAGGCACGTTGAATCCTGAAATTGTTGGGAAAAGTGCGGTTGATGTAGCGAAATTAGTTGGTATCACTGTGCCGAAAACGACAAGCATTTTAATTTCAGAACAGACGGAAATTGGCCGCCATAATCCATATTCCAGAGAGAAACTAACACCGATTTTAGGAATGTATACTGTAGCTTCCTTTAAAGAAGGAGTGGATACGTGTAAAGCATTGCTAGCAAATGAAGGGACTGGGCATACCGCTGTTATCCATACGACAACAGATGCACATGCTGAAACTTTCGGGCTGGAAATGAAAGCATCACGAATTTTAGTGAATACGTTAGGTGCTTTGGGTGCTATCGGAGCAACGACAAAACTTTCACCTTCGATGACTTTAGGCTGTGGTGCAATGGGTGGCAGCAGTACAACGGATAATGTGACAGCCCATCATTTAATGAATGTAAAACGTATTGCTTATGGTACGGAATAA
- a CDS encoding HU family DNA-binding protein, translating into MANKAELIENVASSTGLTKKDATAAVDAVFSTIQESLAKGEKVQLIGFGNFEVRERAARKGRNPQTGKEIQIAASKVPAFKPGKALKDAVK; encoded by the coding sequence ATGGCAAATAAAGCAGAATTAATCGAAAACGTTGCATCTTCAACTGGTCTAACTAAAAAAGACGCAACTGCAGCAGTGGATGCTGTATTTTCAACAATCCAAGAATCTCTTGCTAAAGGTGAAAAAGTTCAATTAATCGGTTTTGGTAACTTTGAAGTTCGCGAACGTGCGGCTCGTAAAGGACGTAACCCACAAACTGGTAAAGAAATTCAAATCGCTGCAAGTAAAGTACCTGCGTTCAAACCAGGTAAAGCCTTGAAAGATGCTGTTAAATAA
- the der gene encoding ribosome biogenesis GTPase Der — MANPTIAIVGRPNVGKSTIFNRIAGERISIVEDTPGVTRDRIYATGEWLGREFSIIDTGGIDLGDEPFMEQIKHQAEIAIEETDVIIFVASGREGVTDADELVAKILYRSKKPIILAVNKVDNPEMRNDIYEFYALGLGDPFPISGSHGLGIGDVLDEAVKHFSTEIEEEDEGTIKFSLIGRPNVGKSSLINAILGEERVIVSDIEGTTRDAIDTHFESEDGQKFLMIDTAGMRKRGKVYESTEKYSVMRAMRAIERSDIVLMVLNAEEGIREQDKKVAGYAHEAGRGIIIVVNKWDTLKKETNTMRDFEEEIRDEFQYLDYAPIIFVSAVTKQRLNKLPELIETVSMNQNLRIPSALLNDVVMDAIAINPTPTDKGKRLKVFYATQVAIKPPTFVIFVNEEELMHFSYARFLENQIRKAFTFEGTPIKIIPRRRK, encoded by the coding sequence ATGGCAAATCCAACAATTGCAATTGTCGGTCGCCCCAATGTAGGAAAGTCGACGATTTTTAACCGTATAGCTGGTGAACGAATTTCTATCGTTGAAGATACACCAGGTGTCACTAGAGACCGTATTTACGCCACAGGAGAGTGGTTAGGTCGTGAATTTAGTATAATCGATACAGGTGGTATCGATCTTGGTGATGAGCCCTTTATGGAGCAAATCAAGCATCAGGCAGAAATCGCGATTGAAGAAACCGATGTCATCATTTTTGTTGCCAGCGGCAGAGAAGGTGTGACAGATGCGGATGAACTTGTAGCAAAAATTTTATACCGTAGTAAAAAGCCAATCATTTTGGCTGTGAATAAAGTCGATAACCCAGAAATGCGTAATGATATTTATGAGTTTTATGCGTTAGGATTAGGAGATCCATTTCCAATTTCAGGAAGTCATGGACTTGGAATTGGTGACGTGTTAGACGAAGCGGTCAAACATTTTTCAACTGAGATTGAAGAGGAAGATGAAGGCACGATCAAGTTTAGTTTGATCGGTCGTCCAAATGTAGGGAAATCTTCATTGATCAACGCGATTCTTGGTGAAGAGCGTGTGATCGTTTCTGATATTGAAGGAACTACACGTGATGCAATCGATACACACTTTGAATCTGAAGATGGACAAAAGTTCCTGATGATCGATACAGCGGGAATGCGTAAACGCGGGAAAGTCTATGAAAGTACTGAAAAATATAGTGTGATGCGTGCGATGCGTGCGATCGAACGTTCAGATATTGTTTTGATGGTTCTAAATGCAGAAGAAGGTATTCGTGAACAAGATAAAAAAGTTGCTGGTTATGCACATGAAGCCGGGAGAGGGATCATCATTGTTGTCAATAAATGGGATACGTTGAAAAAAGAAACGAATACTATGCGTGATTTTGAGGAAGAAATTCGTGATGAATTCCAATATCTGGATTATGCTCCGATCATTTTCGTTTCAGCTGTGACGAAGCAGCGTTTAAACAAGTTGCCTGAGCTGATCGAAACAGTCAGCATGAATCAAAATCTACGAATTCCATCAGCCTTATTGAATGATGTGGTCATGGATGCGATCGCGATCAATCCAACACCGACAGACAAAGGCAAACGATTAAAGGTCTTTTATGCAACACAAGTCGCTATCAAACCGCCGACCTTCGTCATTTTTGTAAACGAAGAGGAATTGATGCATTTTTCTTACGCACGATTTTTGGAGAACCAAATTCGAAAAGCATTTACTTTTGAAGGCACACCGATCAAAATTATTCCAAGAAGACGGAAATAG
- a CDS encoding tetratricopeptide repeat protein gives MTTYSEKMLQALHEDDLAQAQLMLAEAIRKDDDDTLADLGEELLSLGFLEEAKLIFDHLLSIFPDAEGLNIPLAEIAIENNLIDEAFEYLEKVTKDSDSYVQSLLVTADLYQVIGIPEVSEAKLKEAQQILPDEPLILFALGELYFVNGQFGEAIEAYTTLLEEQVTDISGVSINERLGSCYSMMGEFEEAIPYLEKALGEGQTDERLFQLAFTYLQLHENQKAIALLQQLRVLNPHYQSLYLSLGEALQEEEQLEEAQTVLSEGIKENPFQVDLYHLASENAYRLHDTVQAEELLKKALELGEKTDETLLTLSNLYLNEERFDEVVEVVQKMEEQGHPYAEWNLAHAYNELEEFALAKVHYEQAYQELNHEPDFLKEYAVFLREEGQLEKAKELLQHYLHHEPGDTEAQSLLDDIEER, from the coding sequence ATGACAACGTATAGTGAAAAAATGCTACAAGCATTACATGAAGATGATTTAGCGCAAGCGCAATTGATGCTTGCGGAAGCAATTAGAAAAGATGACGATGATACACTTGCTGATTTAGGTGAAGAGTTGTTGTCATTAGGTTTTTTAGAAGAAGCAAAATTGATTTTTGACCATTTACTATCGATTTTCCCTGATGCGGAAGGATTGAATATTCCATTAGCTGAGATTGCGATCGAGAATAATTTGATCGATGAAGCTTTTGAATATTTAGAAAAAGTAACGAAAGACAGTGATAGCTATGTTCAAAGCCTGCTAGTTACAGCAGATTTATATCAAGTGATCGGTATTCCAGAAGTCAGTGAAGCAAAATTGAAAGAAGCACAACAGATTTTACCGGATGAACCACTTATTTTATTCGCTTTAGGCGAACTATACTTTGTAAATGGACAATTTGGTGAAGCCATTGAGGCATACACGACACTACTTGAGGAACAAGTAACAGATATTTCCGGAGTCTCGATCAATGAACGCCTTGGAAGTTGTTACAGCATGATGGGTGAATTTGAAGAGGCCATCCCATATTTGGAAAAAGCCTTAGGAGAAGGACAGACGGATGAACGTCTATTTCAGCTTGCGTTCACGTATTTACAGTTACACGAAAATCAAAAAGCTATTGCATTGCTGCAGCAATTGAGAGTTTTAAATCCACATTATCAGTCCTTGTATCTTTCATTAGGTGAAGCCTTACAAGAAGAGGAACAACTTGAAGAAGCTCAAACAGTTTTATCAGAAGGAATCAAAGAAAATCCATTTCAAGTTGATTTGTACCATCTTGCTTCTGAAAATGCTTATCGTTTACATGATACAGTGCAAGCAGAAGAATTATTGAAAAAAGCTCTAGAACTTGGGGAAAAAACAGATGAAACGCTGCTTACCTTAAGTAATTTGTATTTAAATGAAGAACGCTTTGATGAAGTTGTCGAAGTCGTCCAAAAGATGGAAGAACAAGGACATCCATACGCTGAATGGAATCTCGCTCATGCATATAATGAACTGGAAGAATTTGCATTGGCAAAAGTTCACTATGAACAAGCCTATCAAGAGCTTAACCATGAGCCGGATTTTTTGAAAGAATATGCGGTGTTTCTACGTGAAGAAGGCCAACTGGAAAAAGCGAAGGAACTGTTACAGCATTATCTTCACCATGAGCCTGGTGATACAGAAGCACAATCATTACTGGATGATATAGAAGAAAGATAG